A region from the Triticum aestivum cultivar Chinese Spring chromosome 3D, IWGSC CS RefSeq v2.1, whole genome shotgun sequence genome encodes:
- the LOC123079568 gene encoding probable inactive receptor kinase At5g58300: protein MQHLTLAASLSAAVLFACILYAESADLNSDKQALLAFAASLPHGRKLNWSSTTPVCTSWVGVTCTPDNSRVHTLRLPAVGLFGPIPSDTLGKLDALEVLSLRSNRLTVDLPPDVGSIPSLHSLYLQHNNLSGIIPTTLSSSLTFLDLSYNTFDGEIPLRVQNLTGLTAILLQNNSLSGPIPDLRLPKLRHLNMSNNNLSGPIPPSLQKFPASSFLGNAFLCGLPLEPCPGTAPSPSPTPPPSVPSKPKKSFWKRIRTGVLIAIAAAGGVLLLLLILVLCICICKRKKCAEPTAASSSKGKAVAGGRADTPKEDYSSSVQEAERNKLVFFEGSSYNFDLEDLLRASAEVLGKGSFGTTYKAVLEDSTTVVVKRLKEMVVGKKDFEQQMEIVGRIGQHQNIVPLRAYYYSKDEKLLVYDYVPAGSLAAVLHGNKATGRAALDWETRVKISLGVARGLAHLHAEGSGKFIHGNLKSSNILLSQNLDGCVSEFGLAQLMTTLPAPARLIGYRAPEVLETKKPTQKSDVYSFGVLLLEMLTGKAPLRSPGREDSVEHLPRWVQSVVREEWTAEVFDVDLLRHPNIEDEMVQLLQVAMACVAVAPDQRPKMDEVIRRIAEIRNSYSGPASPPEETGAQAP, encoded by the exons ATGCAGCATCTTACACTAGCAGCATCTCTGTCTGCTGCTGTTCTCTTTGCATGCATCCTGTATGCTGAAAGTGCCGATCTCAACTCGGACAAGCAGGCTCTTCTTGCATTTGCTGCATCCCTGCCCCATGGCAGGAAGCTCAACTGGAGCTCCACAACACCTGTCTGCACTTCTTGGGTTGGAGTGACATGCACACCGGACAATAGCCGTGTACACACACTACGGTTACCTGCAGTAGGACTCTTTGGCCCAATACCCTCGGATACGCTTGGCAAGCTTGATGCCCTGGAGGTGTTGAGCCTCAGGTCTAATCGCCTTACTGTTGACCTCCCTCCTGATGTAGGATCTATTCCTTCTCTTCATTCCCTCTACCTGCAGCATAATAATCTGTCTGGAATCATACCAACTACACTTTCATCCAGCCTAACATTCCTAGATCTGTCCTACAACACTTTTGATGGGGAAATTCCATTGAGAGTACAGAATCTCACTGGACTTACTGCAATCCTTCTCCAGAACAACTCTCTTTCTGGACCCATCCCTGACTTGCGTCTCCCCAAATTGAGGCATTTGAATATGAGCAACAACAACCTCAGTGGTCCAATACCACCTTCCTTGCAGAAATTCCCAGCTAGTTCATTCTTAGGGAATGCTTTTCTGTGTGGGTTACCATTAGAACCATGTCCTGGAACTGCGCCTTCTCCTTCACCGACACCACCACCATCAGTGCCCAGCAAACCCAAGAAGAGCTTCTGGAAAAGGATCAGGACAGGTGTTCTAATTGCAATTGCTGCTGCAGGAGGGGTATTGTTGCTTCTCTTGATTCTTGTACTCTGTATATGCATTTGCAAGAGAAAGAAATGCGCAGAACCAACCGCAGCTTCGTCATCCAAAGGAAAAGCTGTTGCAGGTGGAAGGGCAGACACCCCTAAGGAAGATTACAGCAGTAGTGTTCAGGAGGCAGAGAGAAACAAACTGGTTTTCTTCGAGGGTTCTTCATATAACTTTGACCTGGAGGATTTGCTGAGAGCCTCGGCTGAAGTACTTGGAAAAGGAAGCTTTGGAACTACCTACAAGGCTGTTCTTGAGGATAGCACCACAGTTGTGGTCAAGAGATTAAAGGAGATGGTGGTGGGGAAGAAAGACTTTGAACAGCAGATGGAGATAGTTGGCAGGATTGGCCAGCATCAGAATATTGTTCCGCTGCGTGCTTATTATTACTCCAAAGATGAGAAGCTACTGGTGTATGACTATGTCCCAGCTGGTAGCCTTGCTGCTGTTTTGCATG GGAACAAAGCCACTGGAAGAGCTGCACTGGACTGGGAGACGAGAGTGAAGATATCTCTTGGTGTGGCTCGTGGACTTGCTCATCTTCACGCCGAGGGAAGCGGGAAGTTCATCCATGGCAACCTCAAGTCGTCGAACATCCTTCTGTCACAGAACCTCGATGGCTGCGTCTCAGAGTTCGGTCTGGCGCAGCTCATGACCACTCTGCCCGCCCCCGCCCGGCTCATCGGATATCGCGCGCCGGAGGTCCTGGAGACCAAGAAGCCGACCCAGAAGTCGGACGTCTACAGCTTCGGCGTCCTGCTCCTGGAAATGCTGACCGGAAAGGCGCCTCTGAGGTCCCCCGGCCGCGAGGACTCCGTCGAGCACCTGCCGCGGTGGGTGCAGTCCGTGGTCCGGGAGGAGTGGACCGCGGAGGTGTTCGACGTGGACCTGCTCCGGCACCCCAACATCGAGGACGAGATGGTGCAGCTGCTCCAGGTGGCCATGGCGTGCGTCGCCGTCGCGCCGGACCAGCGGCCGAAGATGGACGAGGTGATCAGGCGGATCGCCGAGATCCGGAACTCGTACTCGGGGCCGGCGAGCCCGCCGGAGGAGACCGGCGCCCAGGCGCCATGA